A single window of Nocardioides kongjuensis DNA harbors:
- a CDS encoding cache domain-containing protein — protein MSETTAAEEAPRVAAALCAILLPVYERIERVAATVAATPAPPGEWTESDLAPVQERIVASIVEDDALVGMGFVPAPLVIAGQERAMMWWQRNDGRTTRLRLNFDRSSIDVYDYVEMEWFQQPAAGRARVAMGPYVDYSGSELYIVTTAVPVLVDGRFVGVTGADLLFGELERRLVDVLRKEPFEAVIVNAERRVIAANSPRWVLGTRLAAAPEVGRAEGGIVYAAVEPLLPGMGWVLGLVVAEEGAKNVG, from the coding sequence ATGAGCGAGACCACTGCCGCTGAGGAGGCGCCGCGGGTCGCCGCCGCACTCTGCGCCATCCTGCTGCCCGTCTACGAGCGCATCGAGCGCGTCGCGGCCACGGTCGCGGCGACGCCGGCGCCCCCCGGCGAGTGGACCGAGTCCGACCTCGCCCCGGTGCAGGAGCGCATCGTGGCCTCGATCGTCGAGGACGACGCCCTGGTCGGCATGGGCTTCGTCCCGGCGCCTCTGGTGATCGCGGGCCAGGAGCGCGCGATGATGTGGTGGCAGCGCAACGACGGGCGCACCACGCGCCTGCGGCTCAACTTCGACCGCTCCAGCATCGACGTCTACGACTACGTCGAGATGGAGTGGTTCCAGCAGCCCGCGGCGGGGCGCGCCCGGGTCGCCATGGGGCCCTACGTCGACTACTCCGGCTCGGAGCTCTACATCGTGACCACCGCGGTCCCCGTGCTGGTGGACGGTCGCTTCGTGGGCGTCACCGGCGCCGACCTGCTCTTCGGCGAGCTCGAGCGGCGCCTGGTCGACGTGCTGCGCAAGGAGCCGTTCGAGGCTGTGATCGTCAATGCCGAGCGCCGGGTGATCGCGGCCAACAGCCCGCGCTGGGTCCTGGGCACCCGGCTCGCCGCGGCGCCCGAGGTGGGGCGTGCCGAGGGCGGGATCGTCTACGCCGCCGTGGAGCCCCTGCTGCCGGGCATGGGCTGGGTCCTCGGTCTCGTGGTTGCGGAGGAGGGCGCGAAGAACGTGGGCTGA
- a CDS encoding GntR family transcriptional regulator has translation MSGLTPLISPSAVGGRADEVVQRISEAIHLGLLGDGERLPSEVELAAQFGVAPMTMRDALAALRAEGLVETKRGRSGGSFVRRPSSPPVGPVRQRLVAMTISGLRDLVDEHQGVAGQAARLAAERASASNARRLFALTEQLGSAMTPGDRVRADCRFHIEVAVASQSSRLTRREVGLQAEVSGMLWLLPEAGVDVTAHVEEHHAIAAAVLAEDGAEARRLAEQHVAGVLRLLTAAHLRLIDEGTEA, from the coding sequence GTGTCCGGGTTGACCCCCTTGATCTCGCCGAGTGCTGTCGGCGGTCGCGCCGACGAGGTCGTGCAGCGCATCAGCGAGGCGATCCACCTCGGCCTGCTCGGAGACGGCGAGCGGCTCCCGTCGGAGGTGGAGCTCGCGGCGCAGTTCGGCGTCGCCCCGATGACGATGCGCGACGCGCTGGCGGCGCTGCGTGCCGAGGGCCTGGTCGAGACCAAGCGCGGCCGCAGTGGCGGGTCGTTCGTGCGCCGGCCGTCGTCGCCGCCCGTGGGGCCGGTGCGCCAGCGCCTGGTCGCCATGACGATCTCCGGGCTGCGGGACCTCGTCGACGAGCACCAGGGTGTGGCTGGGCAGGCCGCCCGCCTGGCGGCCGAACGCGCGTCGGCGTCCAACGCCCGGCGCCTGTTCGCGCTCACCGAGCAGCTCGGCAGCGCCATGACGCCCGGCGACCGGGTCCGCGCCGACTGCCGCTTCCACATCGAGGTGGCGGTCGCGTCGCAGTCCTCGCGCCTCACGCGCCGCGAGGTCGGCCTGCAGGCCGAGGTGTCGGGGATGCTGTGGCTCCTGCCCGAGGCCGGCGTGGACGTGACCGCGCACGTGGAGGAGCACCACGCGATCGCCGCCGCGGTGCTCGCCGAGGACGGCGCCGAGGCGCGGCGCCTCGCGGAGCAGCACGTCGCCGGCGTGCTCCGGCTGCTGACCGCGGCCCACCTGCGGCTCATCGACGAAGGAACCGAGGCATGA
- a CDS encoding APC family permease gives MTSSTSPVGEADGFYQFHDHDDAAHLHALGYESEFKRDMSPWANFSLGFTYLSPVVGVYTLFAYALATGGPPMIWSFVIVGLGQLMVALVFSEVVAQYPVAGGVYPWARRLWGRRYAWMTGWVYLIALLVTIASVVYGAGPYIAAAFGFEATVDNVIVCALVLLALATAINFMGTKVLAMAALIGFTAEIIGALVVGGWLLIAHREHGLGALFDSFGAGDGGSYLPAFAAAALIGVYQYYGFEACGDVAEEVPDPGRLIPKAMRRTIYIGGAAATFVCLALVLSVTDIGAVIAGEDTDPVSTLLNDAFGTTGARVVLLVVLLSFLSCAMSLQAAASRLAYSYGRDGMIMGSSLLKRFSPTRHVPPYALVVAAVVPALIVVGSKVSTDAITKIISFAALGIYIGFQMVVLAALRARLKGWVPSGKYTLGRWGLPVNVAALVYGIVAMVNMAWPRTPDVSWYDNWIVALSGVVVIAVGLVYMAVHPLHDRSTAPYDDAIPKKGTAGR, from the coding sequence ATGACGAGCTCGACCAGTCCCGTCGGCGAGGCCGACGGTTTCTACCAGTTCCACGACCACGACGACGCGGCCCACCTGCACGCGCTGGGCTACGAGTCGGAGTTCAAGCGCGACATGAGCCCCTGGGCGAACTTCTCGCTCGGCTTCACCTACCTCTCGCCGGTCGTCGGCGTCTACACCCTCTTCGCCTACGCCCTCGCGACCGGGGGGCCACCGATGATCTGGAGCTTCGTGATCGTCGGCCTCGGCCAGCTGATGGTCGCCCTCGTCTTCAGCGAGGTCGTGGCCCAGTACCCCGTCGCCGGTGGCGTCTATCCCTGGGCGCGGCGGCTGTGGGGCAGGAGGTATGCCTGGATGACGGGTTGGGTCTACCTGATCGCCCTGCTCGTCACCATCGCCTCGGTCGTCTACGGCGCCGGCCCCTACATCGCCGCGGCGTTCGGCTTCGAGGCCACCGTCGACAACGTCATCGTGTGCGCCCTCGTGCTGCTCGCGCTCGCCACCGCCATCAACTTCATGGGCACCAAGGTGCTCGCGATGGCCGCCCTCATCGGCTTCACCGCGGAGATCATCGGCGCCCTGGTCGTCGGCGGCTGGCTGCTCATCGCCCACCGCGAGCACGGCCTCGGCGCGCTCTTCGACTCCTTCGGGGCCGGCGACGGCGGCAGCTACCTGCCGGCCTTCGCGGCGGCCGCCCTGATCGGCGTCTACCAGTACTACGGCTTCGAGGCCTGCGGCGACGTGGCCGAGGAGGTCCCCGACCCCGGCCGCCTCATCCCCAAGGCGATGCGTCGCACCATCTACATCGGCGGAGCAGCGGCCACCTTCGTGTGCCTGGCACTCGTGCTCTCGGTCACCGACATCGGTGCGGTGATCGCGGGCGAGGACACCGACCCGGTGAGCACCCTGCTCAACGACGCGTTCGGCACCACCGGCGCCCGCGTCGTGCTGCTCGTGGTCCTGCTGTCCTTCCTCTCCTGCGCCATGAGCCTGCAAGCGGCCGCCAGCCGGCTCGCCTACTCCTACGGCCGCGACGGCATGATCATGGGCAGCTCGCTGCTCAAGAGGTTCTCGCCGACGCGCCACGTGCCGCCGTACGCCCTCGTCGTCGCGGCGGTCGTCCCCGCGCTGATCGTGGTCGGCTCCAAGGTCTCCACCGACGCCATCACCAAGATCATCAGCTTCGCCGCGCTGGGCATCTACATCGGCTTCCAGATGGTCGTCCTCGCGGCGTTGCGCGCCCGGCTCAAGGGCTGGGTGCCGAGCGGCAAGTACACCCTGGGACGGTGGGGCCTGCCCGTCAACGTCGCCGCCCTGGTCTACGGCATCGTCGCGATGGTCAACATGGCCTGGCCGCGCACGCCCGACGTCTCGTGGTACGACAACTGGATCGTGGCACTCTCCGGGGTCGTCGTGATCGCCGTCGGCCTCGTCTACATGGCCGTCCACCCCCTCCACGACCGCAGCACCGCGCCCTACGACGACGCCATCCCGAAGAAGGGGACGGCCGGCCGGTAG